A window of the Vicia villosa cultivar HV-30 ecotype Madison, WI unplaced genomic scaffold, Vvil1.0 ctg.001436F_1_1, whole genome shotgun sequence genome harbors these coding sequences:
- the LOC131635129 gene encoding uncharacterized protein LOC131635129 produces the protein MEFFNKSKTVKLRSHLGKYLVADSDKNNNNNLRQSKKGTTKTALWSIELVENKPHHIRLRSHNGRYLTATDTPFLLGMTGDKVVLTDYDAGLSWKYEWEPIKEGYSVKLRSWCGKLLRGNGGTPPWRNSVTHDDPYTAATNNWILWGVEAVDDKMNVELLSRVSFVSNSSFGSEEDEVHDSELVTSEKKSWSSLKFRRNSKLQPESINSLQKPSTTTNNSFTPSSMELFQRAKAVRLRSHHDKYLHAEEDEESINQERNGSSKNAKWTVEHIPEFDNIIRLKSCYGKYLTASNQPLLLGVTGRKVVQTLPRRLDSSVEWEPVRDGAQVKLKTRYGNFLRANGGLPPWRNSVTHDIPHRSATQDWILWDVDVLEIHVGNPPPPPIPHSDSLDFGSSALSFKSNRFDRQESTDSVGSPPKMEGRTIYYHVAEENGDVDDENVQGYSLVFNGNDVEQLTRKFVEETGLDGVIVCSRSPLNGKLYPLRLHLPPNNVMMQVVLVLASSKVAKEFEEQGLL, from the exons ATGGAGTTTTTCAACAAATCAAAAACCGTGAAGCTAAGAAGCCACCTCGGCAAGTACCTAGTAGCAGACTcagacaaaaacaacaacaacaacctccgTCAAAGCAAAAAAGGAACAACCAAAACCGCACTCTGGTCAATCGAACTAGTCGAAAACAAACCCCACCACATACGGTTAAGGAGCCACAACGGCCGTTACCTAACCGCAACCGACACGCCGTTTCTTCTCGGCATGACCGGAGACAAGGTCGTCCTAACCGATTACGACGCGGGGTTGAGCTGGAAATACGAATGGGAACCTATAAAGGAAGGGTACAGCGTAAAACTGAGGAGCTGGTGTGGGAAGTTGTTGAGAGGGAACGGTGGAACGCCGCCGTGGAGGAACTCTGTTACGCATGATGATCCGTATACTGCTGCTACTAATAATTGGATTCTTTGGGGTGTTGAGGCTGTGGATGATAAGATGAATGTTGAGTTGTTGAGTAGGGTTAGTTTTGTTTCGAATTCTTCGTTTGGTTCTGAGGAAGATGAGGTTCACGATTCTGAATTGGTGACTTCTGAGAAGAAGTCTTGGTCGTCGTTGAAGTTTCGTCGGAATTCAAAGTTGCAGCCAGAG TCGATCAACTCTCTGCAGAAACCTTCCACCACCACCAACAACAGCTTCACCCCATCATCCATGGAGCTTTTCCAACGCGCCAAAGCCGTCCGCCTCCGCAGCCATCACGACAAGTACCTCCACGCCGAAGAAGACGAAGAATCCATCAACCAAGAACGCAACGGCTCCTCCAAAAACGCCAAATGGACTGTCGAACACATCCCCGAATTCGACAACATCATCCGCCTCAAAAGCTGTTACGGAAAGTACCTAACAGCCTCCAATCAGCCGCTACTCCTCGGCGTCACCGGCCGGAAAGTTGTTCAAACGCTGCCGCGGAGACTCGATTCGTCTGTTGAATGGGAGCCTGTAAGGGATGGTGCGCAGGTTAAGCTGAAAACGAGATACGGGAATTTTCTGAGAGCGAATGGTGGGTTGCCGCCTTGGAGAAATTCTGTTACGCATGATATTCCGCATCGGAGTGCTACGCAGGATtggattctttgggatgttgatGTTCTTGAGATTCATGTTGGGAATCCGCCGCCTCCTCCGATTCCGCATTCGGATTCTCTTGACTTTGGATCTTCGGCGCTTTCATTCAAATCGAATCGGTTTGATAGACAAGAG TCAACAGATAGTGTTGGTTCACCGCCGAAGATGGAGGGAAGAACGATATACTACCATGTTGCTGAGGAAAATGGAGACGTGGATGATGAGAATGTGCAGGGCTATTCTTTGGTCTTCAATGGGAATGATGTTGAGCAGTTGACTCGTAAGTTCGTGGAAGAAACTGGACTTGATGGAGTTATTGTGTGTAGTCGAAGTCCTTTGAATGGAAAACTTTACCCTCTTCGTTTGCATCTTCCTCCAAACAATGTTATGATGCAAGTTGTTTTGGTCCTTGCCTCCTCGAAAG TTGCAAAAGAATTTGAAGAACAAGGTTTACTGTGA